The proteins below are encoded in one region of Nitrospira sp.:
- a CDS encoding glucoamylase gives MGTFPAIEDHGVVGDLHTVALVSLDGVVDFMCFPSFDSPTIFASLLDPEKGGEFRIDPLHGEGRRRQMYLPDSTILLTRFYSDRGVSELSDVMPVEEQDHAHQLVRRIKMVHGSARFRMRCAPRFDYGRTPHQLVAHGDKEIVFQPEGSVGLALRLRTSVPMRRRNGEAVAEFSLKAGEHAAFILEDASLETRGREVTDREVATEFKETLNFWRNWANRSTYKGRWREPVSRSALTLKLLTYQPTGALLAAPTFGLPEEIGGPRNWDYRYTWIRDASFTVYAFLRLGYTEEATAFMRWIQDRCADQEWNGSLQVLYGIRGEKEIKEETLDHWSGYRNSRPVRIGNDAFQQVQLDLYGALLDSVYLYNKYVEQISYDMWQDLSKLIDWVCDHWDAVGHGMWEVRGKSRHWISSQLMCWVALDRGLRLADKRSFPAPRERWRVRRDDIHRHIMTECWDERRQTFFQSSQSRSLDASCLLMPLMKFVAPNDPRWISTLQAIEADLVEDSLVYRYDDQARRSDGLDGGEGTFSLCSFWYVECLSRAGDLHKARLLFEKMLGYANHVGLYSEQLGMSTHHLGNFPQALTHLSLISAAYDLHHRLEHGGVSSS, from the coding sequence ATGGGGACATTTCCGGCGATTGAAGATCACGGCGTTGTGGGAGACTTACATACGGTCGCGCTCGTCAGCTTGGACGGTGTGGTCGATTTTATGTGCTTTCCCAGTTTTGATTCCCCGACGATCTTTGCTTCCCTTCTCGATCCCGAAAAGGGAGGTGAATTTCGCATCGATCCGCTGCACGGGGAGGGGCGGCGGAGGCAGATGTACCTGCCGGATTCCACTATACTCTTGACCCGATTTTATTCCGACCGTGGGGTCTCCGAGTTGAGTGACGTGATGCCCGTGGAAGAGCAGGATCACGCCCATCAACTGGTGCGACGAATCAAGATGGTGCACGGAAGTGCACGTTTTCGTATGCGATGTGCTCCTCGGTTCGACTATGGACGAACTCCGCACCAGCTCGTGGCGCATGGGGACAAGGAAATCGTGTTTCAGCCGGAAGGCTCGGTTGGCCTTGCGTTGAGGTTGCGGACTTCTGTCCCGATGAGGCGGCGGAACGGGGAGGCGGTGGCTGAATTCTCCCTCAAAGCAGGCGAGCACGCGGCTTTTATTTTGGAGGATGCGTCCCTTGAGACGCGTGGCCGGGAAGTGACGGACCGTGAGGTGGCGACCGAATTCAAGGAAACATTGAATTTCTGGCGAAACTGGGCGAATCGCTCGACGTACAAAGGCCGGTGGCGGGAGCCGGTGTCACGCTCGGCTCTGACCCTCAAACTGCTCACGTACCAGCCGACCGGTGCGTTGCTGGCGGCGCCTACCTTTGGTCTGCCGGAGGAAATCGGAGGGCCTCGAAACTGGGACTATCGCTATACCTGGATCCGTGACGCCAGTTTTACGGTCTACGCCTTTCTCCGACTCGGGTACACGGAAGAGGCGACGGCCTTCATGCGTTGGATTCAGGATCGCTGTGCCGATCAGGAATGGAATGGATCGCTGCAAGTTCTCTACGGGATTCGTGGCGAAAAGGAAATCAAGGAGGAAACCCTGGACCACTGGTCCGGGTACCGTAACTCGCGCCCCGTGCGGATCGGAAACGACGCGTTCCAGCAGGTGCAACTCGACTTGTACGGTGCCTTGCTCGACTCGGTCTATCTCTATAACAAGTACGTCGAGCAGATTTCCTACGATATGTGGCAGGATCTATCCAAGCTGATCGATTGGGTCTGTGACCATTGGGATGCCGTAGGCCATGGAATGTGGGAGGTACGGGGGAAGAGCCGGCACTGGATCAGTTCCCAACTCATGTGCTGGGTTGCCCTGGACCGGGGATTGCGTCTGGCCGATAAACGATCGTTTCCAGCTCCCCGTGAGCGGTGGAGGGTGCGTCGTGACGACATTCATCGGCATATTATGACCGAATGCTGGGATGAACGGCGCCAGACATTCTTCCAGTCTTCCCAAAGTCGCAGTCTGGATGCCTCGTGCCTGCTCATGCCCCTCATGAAATTCGTCGCCCCCAACGACCCTCGCTGGATCTCGACGCTGCAGGCGATCGAAGCCGACCTCGTCGAGGATTCTCTGGTGTATCGGTACGACGATCAGGCCAGACGGTCGGACGGATTAGACGGCGGAGAGGGCACATTCTCGTTGTGTTCGTTCTGGTACGTCGAGTGCCTCTCCCGTGCGGGAGACTTGCACAAGGCGCGGTTGCTCTTCGAGAAAATGCTGGGGTATGCCAATCATGTCGGGCTGTACTCGGAACAACTTGGGATGAGCACACACCATTTGGGAAACTTTCCGCAAGCCCTGACTCACCTGTCGTTGATCAGTGCCGCCTACGATTTGCACCATCGCTTGGAGCACGGGGGCGTATCCTCCTCCTAG
- a CDS encoding cation transporter, translating into MSAAVIVSAGAKLSKLGDRIADLTGLGGLWIGMVLMAAATSLPEVLTTVSAGMFDLPDLAAGDLFGAGMTNMLTLGLIDLVHRQKRIWQHTALDHALSAALAMFLTGLAAFLILMGRDVEHGGIGLGSLLLLLFYVFGMRVIFRQEAMRRLQREKEKVAEADEETESKAPSRRVELRRVLWKFGLASLALLVAAPFLAHSAGDIARQSGVSTTFVGTSLVAITTSLPELVTSLTAVRLGAFDLAVGNLFGSNAFNMAAFFFVDVAYRNGPLLNAVGDAHAMTGLWSILLMSTALMGIMYRVEQRYMLIEPDSFVIIVGYCLGLWFLFQ; encoded by the coding sequence GTGAGCGCCGCCGTCATCGTGTCTGCCGGTGCGAAGCTTAGCAAGCTCGGTGACCGGATTGCGGATCTGACGGGCCTGGGGGGCCTGTGGATTGGCATGGTGCTGATGGCGGCGGCGACGTCGCTGCCCGAAGTTCTCACCACCGTCAGCGCGGGCATGTTCGACCTGCCTGATCTTGCTGCCGGAGATCTGTTTGGAGCCGGCATGACGAACATGCTGACGTTGGGACTCATCGATCTCGTGCATCGCCAGAAGCGCATTTGGCAGCATACAGCCCTCGATCATGCCCTTAGCGCCGCGCTGGCGATGTTTCTCACCGGTCTGGCGGCCTTCCTCATTTTGATGGGTCGCGACGTCGAACATGGGGGCATCGGACTGGGAAGCTTGTTACTCCTGCTCTTTTATGTGTTCGGCATGCGCGTTATCTTTCGACAGGAGGCGATGCGGCGTCTGCAACGCGAGAAGGAGAAGGTCGCCGAAGCGGATGAGGAGACGGAATCGAAGGCGCCGAGCCGGCGGGTCGAACTCCGGCGCGTCCTATGGAAATTCGGATTGGCATCGCTGGCGCTCCTGGTCGCGGCGCCGTTCCTGGCCCATTCCGCTGGAGACATTGCTCGTCAGTCTGGTGTGAGCACCACCTTCGTGGGGACCTCGTTGGTGGCCATCACGACCTCATTGCCCGAACTTGTCACGTCGTTGACCGCGGTCCGGCTAGGGGCATTCGATCTTGCGGTGGGCAATTTGTTCGGGAGCAATGCCTTCAACATGGCGGCGTTCTTCTTCGTCGATGTCGCCTACCGAAACGGCCCGTTGCTCAATGCCGTCGGGGACGCCCATGCCATGACGGGGTTGTGGAGCATCCTGCTGATGAGCACCGCTCTGATGGGCATCATGTACCGGGTCGAGCAGCGGTACATGCTGATCGAGCCGGACAGTTTTGTCATCATCGTGGGATATTGCCTAGGATTGTGGTTCCTCTTTCAGTAG
- a CDS encoding cupin has product MRAARIGDSTVKKVEGKVSPHGDMGQQYLASGRVMSMRRWDEEPQDAPSLQSVGPYEAVGYVLYGRAELYIEGQLIHLREGDSWVVPKGAQHQYRVLERFGAIEATSPPSHIKDRDADLGRPSQPAE; this is encoded by the coding sequence GTGAGGGCCGCACGGATAGGCGATTCGACGGTTAAAAAGGTGGAGGGAAAGGTATCGCCCCACGGCGACATGGGACAGCAATACCTCGCATCAGGGCGCGTGATGTCAATGCGACGATGGGACGAAGAGCCCCAGGATGCCCCATCGCTGCAGTCAGTCGGTCCTTACGAAGCGGTCGGGTACGTCTTGTATGGACGGGCAGAGTTATATATCGAGGGCCAGTTGATACATCTCCGGGAAGGAGATTCATGGGTGGTACCCAAGGGGGCGCAGCACCAGTACCGTGTACTCGAACGGTTCGGGGCAATCGAAGCCACGAGCCCACCCTCGCACATCAAGGACCGGGACGCGGATCTCGGTAGGCCCTCGCAACCAGCAGAGTGA
- the recA gene encoding protein RecA — translation MAERTAEKDERKRALDLALSQIEKQYGKGAVMKLGTAEVAVDTPVVSTGSLTLDLALGIGGLPRGRVIEIFGPESSGKTTLSLHVIAEAQKAGGIAAFIDAEHALDLAYARKLGVNTDDLLVSQPDTGEQALEIAETLVRSGAVDLLVVDSVAALVPRAEIEGEMGDAHMGLQARLMSQALRKLTAAISKSQTMVIFINQIRMKLGVMFGNPETTTGGNALKFYSSVRLDIRRIESIKDGTDVTGNRVRVKVVKNKMAPPFKQAEFDIMFAEGISKWGELVDLGVDKRIMEKSGAWYSYKGERLGQGREQVRDMLKNNPAVAKEIETKIRESSGLGGKAAPKQGESKDEKKGEARSEERAGRAARG, via the coding sequence ATGGCCGAACGGACGGCGGAAAAGGATGAACGGAAACGGGCGCTCGATCTGGCGCTCTCGCAGATCGAAAAGCAGTACGGCAAGGGTGCCGTCATGAAGCTGGGAACGGCCGAAGTGGCGGTCGACACTCCCGTCGTCTCCACCGGCTCACTGACATTGGATCTGGCCCTGGGTATTGGCGGATTGCCCCGTGGGCGCGTCATCGAGATTTTCGGTCCCGAATCATCCGGCAAGACCACGCTCTCATTGCATGTCATCGCCGAGGCTCAGAAGGCCGGTGGCATCGCGGCATTCATTGACGCGGAGCATGCCCTGGACCTGGCTTACGCACGAAAACTGGGTGTGAATACCGATGACCTGCTGGTCTCCCAGCCGGATACAGGCGAACAGGCCCTGGAAATTGCGGAAACGCTCGTCCGGAGCGGGGCCGTGGATCTCTTGGTCGTAGACTCCGTGGCTGCGCTGGTTCCTCGCGCCGAAATCGAGGGGGAGATGGGGGATGCCCACATGGGGCTACAGGCCCGATTGATGTCGCAGGCGCTCCGCAAGCTCACCGCCGCCATTTCCAAGTCACAGACGATGGTCATTTTCATCAATCAGATTCGGATGAAACTCGGGGTCATGTTCGGGAACCCTGAAACGACGACAGGCGGAAACGCTCTGAAATTCTATTCGTCCGTACGATTGGACATACGCCGGATCGAATCGATCAAAGATGGGACCGACGTCACGGGGAACCGTGTACGCGTCAAGGTCGTTAAGAACAAGATGGCGCCTCCCTTCAAGCAGGCGGAGTTCGACATCATGTTCGCGGAAGGGATTTCCAAGTGGGGCGAACTGGTTGACCTTGGAGTGGACAAACGGATCATGGAAAAATCCGGTGCCTGGTACAGCTACAAGGGAGAGCGGTTGGGGCAAGGCCGGGAACAGGTGCGGGATATGCTCAAAAACAATCCTGCGGTGGCCAAGGAAATCGAGACGAAGATTCGCGAATCGTCCGGGCTCGGAGGCAAAGCCGCGCCGAAACAAGGCGAGTCCAAGGACGAGAAGAAGGGGGAGGCCCGTTCGGAGGAAAGGGCCGGTCGAGCTGCGCGTGGGTAA
- a CDS encoding Crp/Fnr family transcriptional regulator — MFLQGLHQADYRLLNHALTEVHLKRGAVLGGTLDQPDFAYFPIDAVVSLVGTTTDGLGVEIGMVGREGCLALPSLFGRPVTAYQKMVQSAGMTCRLPGQVLRDATQASRTLREHLLRYGSVRVMQLAQSAICHRFHRLEQRLCRWLLSVHDRLERNEIQVTHESLAHLLGGRRPTLNTTIKALRHVGVVEYRRGSVVIKDRKRLESCSCECYRVIASEIREFLGRTVISLTDRCPGPRLH; from the coding sequence TTGTTTCTACAGGGACTCCATCAGGCTGACTATCGCCTGCTGAACCATGCCCTGACGGAAGTCCATCTGAAGAGGGGCGCGGTACTTGGCGGCACGCTCGACCAACCGGATTTTGCCTATTTTCCCATTGACGCCGTGGTCTCTCTTGTCGGGACGACCACCGATGGCTTGGGCGTCGAAATCGGCATGGTTGGACGAGAAGGCTGCCTGGCCTTGCCGAGCTTGTTCGGGAGACCGGTGACCGCCTATCAAAAAATGGTGCAGTCTGCCGGCATGACGTGCCGGCTCCCCGGCCAGGTTTTGAGGGACGCCACACAGGCAAGTCGGACCCTTCGGGAACATCTGCTCCGGTACGGAAGCGTGCGAGTCATGCAGTTGGCTCAATCCGCCATCTGTCACCGCTTCCATAGGTTGGAGCAGCGGCTGTGTCGATGGCTTCTCTCCGTCCACGATCGCCTTGAAAGGAATGAAATCCAGGTCACGCATGAGAGCTTGGCACACCTGTTAGGTGGTCGACGACCAACCCTCAACACCACGATCAAAGCCCTTCGGCATGTCGGTGTGGTGGAATATCGGCGCGGATCCGTGGTGATCAAGGACCGCAAGCGACTGGAAAGTTGTTCCTGTGAATGCTATCGCGTAATTGCCTCGGAGATACGCGAATTCCTCGGCAGAACTGTCATCTCGCTGACAGACAGATGTCCGGGGCCTCGACTACATTGA
- a CDS encoding superoxide dismutase, whose product MLLQEPHRAQSFELHGLQGISDKTLEMHFKLYEGYVKATNKLRGQLYEIIRDQHIDQEEMPAYSELTRRLGFEYNGMVLHEYYFSNLIGPKREALKAHGAFSKVAEDSFGSFDLWKTDFTSVGNMRGVGWAICYLDPASGRVSNHWISLHEHGNIAGFVPLLVMDVWEHAYLLDYKPSERGEYIDAFFANVNWKLVEERLDLGVPALQRL is encoded by the coding sequence ATGCTGCTTCAAGAGCCACATCGAGCACAGTCGTTTGAACTGCATGGGCTTCAGGGCATTTCGGATAAGACCCTGGAGATGCACTTCAAGCTCTATGAGGGGTATGTCAAGGCGACGAACAAATTGCGCGGCCAGCTCTACGAGATTATTCGTGATCAACACATCGACCAGGAGGAGATGCCGGCGTATTCCGAGCTGACTCGGAGATTGGGTTTCGAATACAACGGCATGGTTCTTCATGAGTACTATTTCAGCAATCTCATCGGGCCAAAGCGAGAAGCGCTCAAGGCACACGGTGCGTTCTCGAAGGTTGCCGAGGACAGTTTCGGCTCCTTTGATCTCTGGAAAACGGATTTTACCAGCGTCGGGAATATGCGCGGCGTTGGATGGGCGATCTGTTATCTGGATCCTGCCAGTGGTCGTGTCTCCAACCATTGGATCAGCCTTCATGAACACGGCAACATCGCGGGGTTCGTGCCGCTCCTGGTCATGGACGTATGGGAACATGCCTACCTGCTCGACTACAAACCGTCTGAACGGGGAGAGTACATCGATGCATTCTTTGCCAACGTCAATTGGAAGCTTGTCGAAGAGCGCCTGGACTTGGGCGTGCCCGCCCTCCAGCGCCTCTAG
- a CDS encoding ferredoxin, with protein MAKSKPFPNPQFEECIEACDACAHLCTACANDMISMKHTGDMELMQQCIRLCWDCAEICTLSARWMSRPSEWSEALCRLCADVCDRCAEMCRRHAPQHPLCEPCAEACSRCASLCREMSTPGVA; from the coding sequence ATGGCCAAATCCAAGCCGTTTCCCAATCCACAGTTCGAGGAGTGCATCGAAGCCTGCGACGCGTGCGCTCATCTCTGCACGGCCTGTGCAAACGACATGATCTCGATGAAGCACACCGGCGACATGGAGCTGATGCAACAGTGCATTCGGTTGTGCTGGGACTGCGCGGAGATTTGTACCCTCAGTGCCCGGTGGATGAGCCGACCGTCCGAATGGTCGGAAGCCTTGTGCCGCCTCTGCGCAGACGTCTGTGACCGCTGTGCAGAGATGTGCAGACGACACGCTCCGCAACATCCCCTCTGCGAACCATGCGCGGAGGCCTGTTCTCGCTGCGCCTCGCTCTGTCGTGAAATGTCGACGCCGGGCGTGGCCTAG
- a CDS encoding competence/damage-inducible protein A — translation MNKPRLKRVRRGRHNPDFTGLLKETLTAETIAIGSELLLGGRLDTNSLYIAEALGTLGIEVRYKSVVGDDRASIRRMVRAAAGRVGLVVLTGGLGPTLDDCTREAVADVTREALEDNRTAHRQVVGWLRSRHRKAGDVQLRQALIPRGATVLRNPAGSAPGFLMVHGSSIIVALPGVPIEAQEMFEHSVLPRLRRARKGCAPLIRRTLLTYGLPESEVEQQVMDLVPQGYGITLGTLASPLGVALSLTAVYDHVGQRRRRQSVTSNGDTPQDVVQRSLGAMRSRLGALVYGEGRETMEEVVGRSLAAKRLTLATAESCTGGLIGHRLTQVPGSSGYYDGGVVCYSNEAKVRWLGVDPDVIRIHGAVSAEVAAAMAEGIKRQSGSAIGVSVTGIAGPGGGTSTKPVGLVFVGLALHDGSTSTRRFQFHGTRDAVKLRASQAALNCVRLALVGTRDVT, via the coding sequence GTGAACAAGCCACGTCTCAAGCGGGTCCGTCGGGGGCGGCATAACCCCGATTTTACAGGTCTCCTCAAGGAGACATTGACGGCCGAAACCATCGCGATCGGATCGGAACTCCTGCTCGGCGGCCGGCTCGACACGAATTCGCTCTACATCGCGGAGGCATTGGGTACGCTGGGCATCGAGGTCCGGTACAAGAGCGTAGTCGGTGACGATCGAGCGTCGATTAGGCGCATGGTTCGAGCCGCGGCCGGACGCGTCGGATTGGTCGTTCTCACCGGTGGGCTCGGGCCGACGCTCGATGACTGCACGCGGGAGGCGGTCGCCGATGTGACGAGGGAGGCACTCGAAGACAATCGGACGGCGCATCGGCAGGTCGTGGGATGGTTGCGCTCGAGACACCGCAAGGCCGGCGATGTACAGTTGCGTCAGGCACTGATTCCCCGTGGGGCGACCGTATTGCGGAACCCAGCAGGGTCTGCTCCGGGCTTCCTTATGGTGCATGGTTCATCGATCATTGTGGCACTGCCCGGCGTGCCGATCGAGGCTCAGGAGATGTTCGAGCACTCCGTCCTGCCGAGGCTTCGCCGGGCGCGAAAGGGGTGCGCGCCTCTTATTCGGCGGACGCTTCTCACTTATGGACTGCCGGAGTCGGAGGTCGAACAACAAGTGATGGACCTGGTTCCGCAGGGATACGGGATCACCCTCGGTACGTTGGCTTCCCCGCTCGGTGTGGCCTTGTCGCTCACCGCGGTGTACGACCATGTCGGTCAACGCCGACGCAGGCAGTCTGTCACTTCGAATGGCGACACCCCGCAAGACGTCGTCCAACGCAGTCTGGGGGCCATGCGAAGCCGTCTGGGCGCGCTGGTCTATGGAGAAGGACGTGAGACCATGGAGGAGGTGGTCGGACGCAGCCTTGCCGCCAAGCGGCTGACGCTGGCCACGGCCGAATCGTGCACCGGAGGGCTGATCGGTCATCGGTTGACACAGGTTCCAGGCTCTTCCGGCTACTATGATGGTGGTGTCGTCTGCTATAGCAATGAGGCCAAAGTTCGCTGGTTGGGCGTGGATCCAGACGTGATTCGAATCCATGGCGCGGTCAGTGCCGAGGTCGCCGCTGCAATGGCCGAGGGAATCAAACGACAGAGTGGCAGTGCCATTGGCGTGAGTGTGACGGGCATAGCCGGTCCGGGCGGAGGGACGTCCACCAAGCCGGTCGGTTTGGTCTTTGTTGGCCTGGCGCTCCACGACGGCTCGACGAGCACGAGGCGCTTTCAGTTTCATGGAACCCGCGACGCCGTGAAGCTGCGGGCCTCGCAGGCGGCCTTGAATTGCGTGCGTCTGGCTCTCGTGGGAACCCGGGATGTGACGTGA
- a CDS encoding LysR family transcriptional regulator, whose translation MGQTETYGALAGRILLALIFVMSGINKIATPEATQQYMASHGMTTATGLLYAGAIAVEIGAGLALLLGYHTRRAGLLLALFLVPTTLIFHTDFGDQNQFIHFLKNLAIMGGLLYVSVYGPGPMSVDAREQARQHSEAVEAGRG comes from the coding sequence ATGGGACAGACCGAAACATATGGAGCGTTAGCCGGCCGTATCCTGCTCGCGCTGATTTTCGTCATGTCCGGCATCAACAAAATCGCGACGCCAGAGGCGACACAGCAATATATGGCCTCCCATGGCATGACCACGGCGACCGGTCTTCTCTACGCGGGAGCGATTGCGGTTGAGATTGGAGCAGGCCTAGCCTTGCTGCTCGGCTACCACACTCGGCGGGCAGGGCTCCTCTTGGCACTTTTTCTCGTGCCCACTACACTCATTTTCCATACGGACTTCGGAGATCAGAATCAGTTCATCCACTTTTTGAAAAATCTCGCTATCATGGGAGGACTGCTGTACGTCTCGGTCTATGGCCCTGGTCCGATGAGCGTCGATGCCCGCGAACAAGCACGACAACACTCAGAGGCCGTGGAAGCCGGGCGAGGATAG
- a CDS encoding 2'-5' RNA ligase, with product MIRVFLAVLLEERLKSQIASLQDSVKKRWASHADASVRIQWVGPHRVHLTLKFLGAIEEAQLMEIRQAVRPIVERARPMSLTLGPMGVFPDIRAPRVLWLGSLPDADASALVELAVAVDRALVPLGFQPEARPFRPHLTLARIKDGWRSAGQAFLRGGILERPATVDPFPIGAIHLMESELLPSGPRYTSCWSLSLGAAAGSS from the coding sequence GTGATCCGAGTGTTTCTCGCAGTCTTGCTCGAGGAGCGGCTTAAAAGCCAGATTGCCTCCTTGCAGGATTCCGTCAAGAAGCGGTGGGCGTCCCATGCGGACGCGTCAGTCCGGATTCAGTGGGTGGGCCCGCATCGCGTGCATCTGACCCTGAAATTCCTCGGCGCGATCGAAGAGGCACAACTAATGGAAATCAGACAGGCCGTGCGTCCGATTGTGGAACGGGCGCGGCCGATGAGCCTGACGTTGGGTCCCATGGGAGTATTCCCGGACATCAGAGCGCCCCGCGTGCTCTGGCTCGGCAGCCTACCGGACGCCGACGCCTCGGCCCTCGTCGAGCTCGCTGTTGCGGTGGATCGGGCGCTCGTCCCACTTGGATTTCAGCCTGAAGCCCGGCCCTTTCGGCCGCACCTTACCTTGGCCAGGATCAAAGATGGGTGGCGTAGCGCCGGTCAGGCTTTCCTTCGCGGTGGGATACTCGAACGACCTGCTACAGTCGATCCGTTCCCTATCGGAGCGATTCATCTCATGGAAAGTGAATTGCTGCCGTCGGGTCCTCGGTATACCTCGTGCTGGTCCCTCTCATTGGGTGCCGCCGCAGGTTCATCCTAG